The following proteins come from a genomic window of Ovis canadensis isolate MfBH-ARS-UI-01 breed Bighorn chromosome 22, ARS-UI_OviCan_v2, whole genome shotgun sequence:
- the PTPRE gene encoding receptor-type tyrosine-protein phosphatase epsilon isoform X4, whose protein sequence is MIWEQKCATIVMLTNLKERKEEKCHQYWPDQGCWTYGHIRVCVEDCVALVDYTVRKFCIQSQLPDGCKAPRLVCQLHFTSWPDFGVPFTPIGMLKFLKKVRTLNPAHAGPIVAHCSAGVGRTGTFIVIDAMMDMMHAEQKVDVFDFVSRIRNQRPQMVQTDMQYTFIYQALLEYYLYGDTELDVSSLEKHLQALQGPTAHFDKIGLEEEFRKLTNVRIMKENMRTGNLPANMKKARVIQIIPYDFNRVILSMKRGQEYTDYINASFIDGYRQKDYFIATQGPLAHTVEDFWRMVWEWKCHTIVMLTEVQEREQDKCYQYWPTEGSVTHGEITIEIKSDTLSEAISIRDFLVTFNQPLARPEEQMRVVRQFHFHGWPEIGIPAEGKGMIDLIAAVQKQQQQTGNHPITVHCSAGAGRTGTFIALSNILERVKAEGLLDVFQAVKSLRLQRPHMVQTLEQYEFCYKVVQDFIDIFSDYANFK, encoded by the exons ATGATCTGGGAGCAGAAATGTGCAACCATCGTGATGCTGACgaatctgaaagaaagaaaagag GAGAAGTGCCACCAGTACTGGCCGGACCAGGGCTGCTGGACGTACGGGCACATCCGGGTGTGTGTGGAGGACTGCGTGGCGCTGGTGGACTACACCGTCCGGAAGTTCTGCATCCAGTCC CAACTCCCTGACGGCTGCAAAGCACCTCGGCTGGTCTGCCAGCTGCACTTCACCAGCTGGCCTGACTTCGGGGTGCCTTTCACCCCCATCGGCATGCTCAAGTTCCTGAAGAAAGTGAGGACGCTCAACCCCGCGCACGCCGGGCCCATCGTGGCCCACTGCAG TGCGGGTGTGGGCCGGACAGGCACCTTCATAGTGATCGACGCCATGATGGACATGATGCACGCGGAGCAGAAGGTGGACGTCTTTGACTTCGTGTCCAGAATCCGCAATCAGCGGCCTCAGATGGTTCAGACAGAC ATGCAGTACACGTTCATCTACCAAGCCTTACTGGAGTACTACCTCTACGGGGACACCGAGCTGGACGTGTCCTCCCTGGAGAAGCACCTGCAGGCGCTGCAAGGCCCCACCGCCCACTTTGACAAGATTGGGCTGGAGGAGGAGTTCAGG AAACTGACAAACGTCCGCATCATGAAGGAGAACATGAGGACAGGCAACCTGCCCGCGAACATGAAGAAGGCCAGGGTCATCCAGATCATTCCAT ACGACTTCAACCGAGTGATTCTCTCCATGAAGAGGGGCCAGGAGTACACGGACTACATCAACGCGTCCTTTATAGAC GGCTACCGGCAGAAGGACTACTTCATCGCCACCCAGGGGCCCCTGGCGCACACTGTGGAGGACTTCTGGAGGATGGTCTGGGAGTGGAAGTGCCACACGATCGTGATGCTGACCGAGGTGCAGGAGAGAGAGCAG GATAAATGCTACCAGTATTGGCCAACAGAGGGCTCAGTGACTCACGGAGAAATAACGATCGAAATAAAGAGTGACACCCTTTCTGAAGCCATCAGTATACGAGACTTCCTGGTCACCTTCAATCAG CCCCTGGCCCGGCCAGAGGAGCAGATGCGGGTGGTGCGGCAGTTCCACTTCCACGGCTGGCCCGAGATTGGGATCCCGGCCGAGGGCAAAGGCATGATTGACCTCATCGCGGCcgtgcagaagcagcagcagcagaccggCAACCACCCCATCACCGTGCACTGCAG TGCTGGAGCTGGGCGGACGGGGACTTTCATAGCACTCAGCAACATTCTGGAACGGGTCAAGGCTGAGGGGCTTTTAGATGTATTCCAAGCTGTGAAGAGTTTACGACTTCAGAGGCCACACATGGTGCAAACCCTG gaacagTATGAATTCTGCTACAAAGTGGTACAagattttattgatatattttctgattatgctaatttcaaatga